In Pseudomonas sp. KBS0710, the sequence TGGCGATACGCAATATCGCGTGCAGCAGGCTCAGGAAGCGCTCCTTATAGGCACTGCTGCGCTGGATCGCCACCTGGCTGCGGGACTTGAACAAATGTTGCAAAACGGTGCTGAGAAACACCGTGCCAATCAACAGAATCGTGGTGAACAAAGCGCAACGCAGGGCTTTTTGATTATCGTCGCCGGCGCCGATCAGGTTGATCGCCGAGACCAGCACCATCAACAGAATCGGCCAATACCACAGCCCGGAAAACACCCGCAGCGATTGCTGCAGCGCCGGGTGCTTGAGGCGCTGGGCCAGCGGCCGATTGCGGATCAGATGCGCGACCGGACGGCGCAGGCGCACCACCAGCACGCCGAAAATCACCGCCGCGAACAGGCCGGTAAACACCGCGATACTGCTGGTGATATTGCCGCCCAACTGGCGCGCGATCTGCGGGCTGGTCAACGCGTCGCTGAGGGCGGCCAGAAAGCCAATCAGAAACAGCGGCTTGGGGCAATAATTGCGAATAATCTGCACAGCCGGGCGTTTGTGGCCGACGTTGAACATGACGATGACGCACAACAGCATCGACGTGGAGAAGATGCCGCTGCTGGTGGCATAGGCAAAACACAGCGCCAGCGCACGGCCTACGGAACTGGGTAAAAAGTGGCTGACGTAAAGCGTCAGTGGCAGGCAGATCAGGGCTGGAATCGTGTAGGGCACCACGTAACCCAGTACGCCCTGCAGACGCTCACGCTGCGCAACGAAACGCCGCCGACTGAGGCGCTGCACGCTAAAGCGCCCGAGCAGCGTGAGTGCCGCAAAGGCGCCGACCCACACCCCGGAGAGCAGCAGGAAGTCCCCGGCCACGCTCCACGGCGAGCGTTGGGCGGTTTGATCGACCAGCCGCCCGACCTCATCCGCCGCGCGGTCGGCGCGCAGGCGCCAGGCGTCGATGAGGTTCTGATTAAGGTCGAGTTTGTCTTGCACATCGTCAATGCTGGAGCTGATGGCGCCGAGCAGGCCACCTTCGACCAGCAACTCCGGCTTGGCTGGAGCCTCATCTGCCGCAGGCGCCGGGGCCGCGGCTTGCAGTGCGCCATTGCCAAACACCAATAGCGCGACGAGCAGTAATGCAGTCTTTAGATTCAGCAAAACACCGGGCTCCTTCAGCAGGGTCTGTAAGGAACTGAGTGCCTTGGCACCGGCAAAGTTCGCTTTCCGTGACAGGTATACCGCCTGTAGGTCACTCGAAACTTTCCCCCAACCGCCGCAGTCAGCCAATAACACAGGCCTCACCCTTTACTTATCCACAGGAGCGATCATGGCTGCGATTGCCGACTGGGTGCCCGTTACGCCCAGCACCGCCATCACCCGCTTCACCGTGCTGACGGTGAATATCCATAAGGGTTTCACCGCGTTGAACCGACGCTTCATCCTGCCCGAGTTGCGAGAGGCGGTGCGCAGCGTGGGCGCCGACATGGTGTTCCTGCAGGAAATCCACGGCACCCATGAGCGGCACCCGCAGCGTTACAGCGACTGGCCGAAGATGCCTCAGTATGAGTTCCTCGCCGACAGCATCTGGCCGCAGTTCGCCTACGGCCGCAACGCGGTCTACCCGCATGGCGACCACGGCAACGCGCTGCTGTCCAAATTCCAGATCATCCGCTACGACAACCTCGACATTTCCCAGAGCGGCCATGAAAGCCGTGGCCTGCTGCATTGCGTGCTGCGCTTGCCGGGCAGCGGCCAGGAGGTGCATGCGATCTGCATGCACCTGGGCCTGCGCGAAGTGCATCGCCAGCAGCAATTGCGGCTGCTGGAGCAGCGCATCGCCGAGATTCCGGCTGACGCGGCGCTGATCGTCGCCGGTGATTTCAATGACTGGCGCCAGAAGGCCGACCTGAGCCAGAGCGGGCTCAGGGAGGTGTTTATCGAGGCCCATGGCAAACCGGCGCGCACCTTTCCGGCGCGCTTGCCGTTGCTGCCTTTGGATCGCATCTATGTGCGCAACCTCAAGGTGCATAACCCCAAGGCGCTGACGACACGGCCGTGGTCCCATCTGTCAGACCACGTGCCGTTGTCGGTGGAGATTGAGCTATGAGTGTCGCCGTGGAACACATCGCCACCGACCAACCGCCGGATGATGCCAAGGCCCGCGACCTCGATTACGGCTGGCAGCCGGGCAACCGCATTGAGCTGCTGGAGAACGGCGAGGCGTACTTTCCCGCCGTCTTCGAGGCCATGCGCCAGGCGCAGCGGGAGATCTTGCTGGAGACCTTTATTCTGTTCGAAGACAAGGTTGGCCATGAACTGCAAGGCATCCTGATTGAGGCGGCGCAACGTGGCGTAAAGGTGATCGTCAGCCTCGATGGGTTTGGCTGCGGTGAGCTGAGCCCAGCCTTTCTCGGTGAACTGGCCGAGGCTGGGGTGACGGTGCAAATGTTTGACCCGGCAGCCAAGATAGTGGGTATTCGCACCAACTGGTTCCGTCGCCTGCACCGCAAGATTGTAGTGGTGGACGCCGCCGTGGGGTTTATCGGCGGGATCAATTTTTCGGCCGACCACTTGGCTGATTTCGGCCCCGAAGCCAAGCAGGATTATGCCGTGCAAGTGAGCGGCCCGGCCGTGGCGGACCTGCATCATTTCGCCCTCGCCCAAAGTGGCCGCCAGGTACGCACGCGACGCGGCTGGCGACGGCGCCAGCAACGACCGTCACCGTGGCCGACGCTCACCGACGACGGCCTGGTGCGCCTGATTTACCGCGATAACCTGCAACACCGTGATGACATTGAAGAGGCCTATATACACGCCTTGAGCAAGGCGCAAAAACGCGCGGTGATTGCCAACGCCTACTTCTTCCCCGGCTACCGCCTGCTGCGTGAAATCCGCAATGCCGCGCGGCGTGGCGTGCAGGTGCAACTGATCATGCAGGGCCAGCCCGATGTGCTGCTGGCCAAGCTCGCGGCGCGCATGCTGTATGACTATCTGCTCAAGGATGGCGTGGTGATTCATGAGTATTGCCAGCGCCCTCTGCACGGCAAAGTGGCCTTGGTGGATGACGACTGGAGCACCGTGGGTTCGAGCAACCTGGACCCACTGAGCCTGTCGCTGAACCTGGAGGCCAACGTGCTGATTCGTGACCACGCGTTCAATCAACAGCTGTACCAGAGCCTGGAAACACTGGCGCGCAATCATTGCCAGACCATGCCGGAAAAGCGCAAGCCGCGCCTGTGGTTGTGGCGATTGACCGTCGGCTTTTTGGTGTTCCATGTGATGCGGCACTTCCCCGCGCTGACGGGCTGGCTGCCGGCACACAAACCGCGCCTCAAGCCATTCGAGAGCCAGGCCCATGAGCACTGAAAGCGGCGACTCGCGGCTCAAGCGCTGGAAGAAACCGCTGACTATTGCGTTCTTTGTGCTGCTGATTGTGCTGTTCACCCTGCTCGCGCAGCGCATCGACTGGAGCGAAGTGCTGCAGACGCTGGCGGACTTCAAGCTGCGCACGCTGTTGATCGCCGGCGGGCTGACGTTGTGCAGTTTTCTTGTCTACGCCAGCTTCGACCTGATCGGCCGTACTTACATTCGCCAGGATTTACGCTGGAAGCAGATCCTGCCGGTAGGGATCATCAGCTATGCCTTCAACCTCAACCTGAGCGCGTGGGTCGGCGGCATTGCCATGCGCTATCGGCTGTATTCGCGGCTCGGGGTGAGCACCAGCAATATTGCCAAGATTCTTGGGTTGAGCCTGGCCACCAACTGGTTTGGCTATATGGCCGTGGCCGGTGTGGTGTTCAGCAGTGGTTTGGTGACCATGCCGCCGGGTTGGAAAGTCAGCAGCGGCGCGTTGCAAGGCATTGGCGTGCTGCTGATGCTGGCCAGCCTGGGTTATCTGGCGGCCTGCCAGTTTGCAAAGAAACGCGCTTGGTCGATCAAGGGCATCGAGATCAACTTGCCGTCGTTACGCATGGCCTGTTTGCAACTGGCACTGGGTGCGTTGAATTGGTCGTTGATGGCAGCGGTGATCTTTACGTTGCTGCCCGCCAAGCTGGATTACCCGCTGGTACTGGGTGTGCTGCTGATCAGCGCGATTGCCGGGGTGATCACCCACATCCCGGCCGGGCTCGGGGTGCTGGAGGCAGTGTTTATCGCGCTGATGCAGCATGAGGCGTCGCGGGGCAGTTTGCTTGCAGGGCTGATTGCCTACCGGGCGATCTACTTTATTTTGCCGCTGCTGGTGGCGTTGGTGATGTACCTGGCCGTGGAGGCTAAGGCCAAGGCGTTGCGGGTGAAGAAGACACCGGCTTGAAGATGGGGTGATTGGTCTGGCGCCTTCGCGAGCAAGCCCGCTCCCACACGTGACTCTATTTCAAGGATATACTCGGTCGAATGTGGGAGCGGGCTTGCTCGCGAAAGCGGCCTAAAGAGCACTGCATCAGCGTGATTGAATAATGCTCAACCGCTCCCCCACCACCATTTCGGTAATCCAGTCCACCAGGATCGAGGTGTAGGCCTGCTGCGACACCGGGTCGCTCAACGAATGGTCGGCGCCATCGATGATCCGATGGGTCAGCGAATGGGTGTTCTGGCAGGCCGCGCGGTAACTCATGATGGTGGCATGGGGCACATGGTCGTCGGTTTCGGATTCGACGATCAGCACGTCACCGCTGAACTTGGCGCAGGCATGCAGGGCGCGATTGGTCTCGGCATGCACCAGGGTGCTGCGGTAATCCATCAGGTCGGCCTTATCCAGCTCGCGCTTGGGCTTGAGCCATTCCTGGTCGCGGTACAACGCCGGCACGCGCAGCGCCAGCCAGCGCACCGGGCGCAATGAAGTGAGAATCGCCGCCAGGTAGCCGCCATAACTGGTGCCCACCACGGCCACGGCCGAGGTGTCGATGGCGGGGTGTGAGAGCAGACGGTCGTAGGCCGCCAGCAGGTCGCGCAGGTTGTCTTCACGGGTGACGCGCGATAAGGGAATGCCGGTGCCGGCATGGCCGCGCAGGTCGAAGGTCAGGCACACGCAGCCTAAGCCGGCGATGCCCTTGGCGCGCTCCAGGTCGCGCTCCTGGCTGCCGCCCCAGCCGTGTACTAACAACACGCCGGGGACTTTGGATTTGGGACTCAGGAAGGTGCCGCTCATCTGTTCGTCGTCGATGTCGATCGCAATGCTTTCGCTTCTAGCCGTCATA encodes:
- a CDS encoding mechanosensitive ion channel family protein, which produces MLNLKTALLLVALLVFGNGALQAAAPAPAADEAPAKPELLVEGGLLGAISSSIDDVQDKLDLNQNLIDAWRLRADRAADEVGRLVDQTAQRSPWSVAGDFLLLSGVWVGAFAALTLLGRFSVQRLSRRRFVAQRERLQGVLGYVVPYTIPALICLPLTLYVSHFLPSSVGRALALCFAYATSSGIFSTSMLLCVIVMFNVGHKRPAVQIIRNYCPKPLFLIGFLAALSDALTSPQIARQLGGNITSSIAVFTGLFAAVIFGVLVVRLRRPVAHLIRNRPLAQRLKHPALQQSLRVFSGLWYWPILLMVLVSAINLIGAGDDNQKALRCALFTTILLIGTVFLSTVLQHLFKSRSQVAIQRSSAYKERFLSLLHAILRIAMAIAFIEVLGRIWGISLFEFAQRNSVGRAISDSLSSIGLILLVTWLFWVVLDTAIQEALKPPVNKRSSRQPSTRVKTILPLLRNAVKIVLVVICAITTMANLGINVAPLLAGAGVVGLAIGFGSQQLVQDVITGLFIIIEDTLSIGDWVVLDSGHAGTVEGLTIRTLRLRDGKGFVHSVPFGQIKAVTNQSRQFAYAFFSVQFTYDTDVDKAVELIREAGQSIRDDVFLKYNLQGPLEVFGVDKMDLNGVVLTAQFRTVSGGQYAVSRAFNQRLKKLVDNCDEVHFAQTYPQQVWLPKRTSQVDEAGEQVPGAVVLTEQHRPQ
- a CDS encoding endonuclease/exonuclease/phosphatase family protein; this encodes MAAIADWVPVTPSTAITRFTVLTVNIHKGFTALNRRFILPELREAVRSVGADMVFLQEIHGTHERHPQRYSDWPKMPQYEFLADSIWPQFAYGRNAVYPHGDHGNALLSKFQIIRYDNLDISQSGHESRGLLHCVLRLPGSGQEVHAICMHLGLREVHRQQQLRLLEQRIAEIPADAALIVAGDFNDWRQKADLSQSGLREVFIEAHGKPARTFPARLPLLPLDRIYVRNLKVHNPKALTTRPWSHLSDHVPLSVEIEL
- the clsB gene encoding cardiolipin synthase ClsB, with the translated sequence MSVAVEHIATDQPPDDAKARDLDYGWQPGNRIELLENGEAYFPAVFEAMRQAQREILLETFILFEDKVGHELQGILIEAAQRGVKVIVSLDGFGCGELSPAFLGELAEAGVTVQMFDPAAKIVGIRTNWFRRLHRKIVVVDAAVGFIGGINFSADHLADFGPEAKQDYAVQVSGPAVADLHHFALAQSGRQVRTRRGWRRRQQRPSPWPTLTDDGLVRLIYRDNLQHRDDIEEAYIHALSKAQKRAVIANAYFFPGYRLLREIRNAARRGVQVQLIMQGQPDVLLAKLAARMLYDYLLKDGVVIHEYCQRPLHGKVALVDDDWSTVGSSNLDPLSLSLNLEANVLIRDHAFNQQLYQSLETLARNHCQTMPEKRKPRLWLWRLTVGFLVFHVMRHFPALTGWLPAHKPRLKPFESQAHEH
- a CDS encoding lysylphosphatidylglycerol synthase domain-containing protein → MSTESGDSRLKRWKKPLTIAFFVLLIVLFTLLAQRIDWSEVLQTLADFKLRTLLIAGGLTLCSFLVYASFDLIGRTYIRQDLRWKQILPVGIISYAFNLNLSAWVGGIAMRYRLYSRLGVSTSNIAKILGLSLATNWFGYMAVAGVVFSSGLVTMPPGWKVSSGALQGIGVLLMLASLGYLAACQFAKKRAWSIKGIEINLPSLRMACLQLALGALNWSLMAAVIFTLLPAKLDYPLVLGVLLISAIAGVITHIPAGLGVLEAVFIALMQHEASRGSLLAGLIAYRAIYFILPLLVALVMYLAVEAKAKALRVKKTPA
- a CDS encoding S9 family peptidase, producing MTARSESIAIDIDDEQMSGTFLSPKSKVPGVLLVHGWGGSQERDLERAKGIAGLGCVCLTFDLRGHAGTGIPLSRVTREDNLRDLLAAYDRLLSHPAIDTSAVAVVGTSYGGYLAAILTSLRPVRWLALRVPALYRDQEWLKPKRELDKADLMDYRSTLVHAETNRALHACAKFSGDVLIVESETDDHVPHATIMSYRAACQNTHSLTHRIIDGADHSLSDPVSQQAYTSILVDWITEMVVGERLSIIQSR